Proteins found in one Pelmatolapia mariae isolate MD_Pm_ZW linkage group LG7, Pm_UMD_F_2, whole genome shotgun sequence genomic segment:
- the fbp1b gene encoding fructose-1,6-bisphosphatase 1b, with the protein MSDKGAFDTNVQTLTRFVLEEGRKAQGTGELTNLLNSICTAVKAISTAVRKAGIANLYGIAGSTNVTGDQVKKLDVLSNDLVINMIKSSFTSCVLVSEEDEKAIIVEPDNSGKYIVCFDPLDGSSNIDCLVSIGTIFAIYKKTTDGEPSEQDALQPGRNIVAAGYALYGSATMMVLSTGQGVNCFMLDPAIGEFILVDQNVKIKKKGKIYSLNEGYAQHFYPDVTEYLQKKKFPEDGSAPYGSRYIGSMVADVHRTLVYGGIFLYPANVKSPKGKLRLLYECNPMAFIMEQAGGMATTGAMNVLDIKPTSIHQRVPVVLGSPDDVQEYIAIYKKHNK; encoded by the exons ATGTCTGACAAAGGAGCTTTTGATACCAATGTGCAGACCCTTACCAGGTTTGTTCTGGAGGAAGGCAGAAAGGCCCAAGGAACAGGCGAACTGACAAACCTGCTCAACTCCATCTGCACAGCTGTCAAAGCCATTTCCACTGCTGTCAGAAAGGCTGGGATTGCTAACCT ATATGGCATTGCTGGGAGCACCAACGTGACAGGGGACCAAGTAAAGAAGCTGGATGTTCTGTCCAATGACCTAGTCATCAACATGATCAAGTCTTCCTTCACCTCCTGTGTGCTGGTCTCTGAAGAAGATGAGAAGGCCATCATTGTGGAACCGGACAACAGC GGAAAATACATCGTTTGCTTTGATCCGCTCGATGGCTCCTCCAACATCGACTGTCTTGTCTCCATAGGAACAATATTCGCCATCTACAAAAAG ACCACAGATGGGGAGCCATCTGAGCAGGATGCTCTGCAGCCAGGAAGAAACATTGTAGCAGCTGGTTATGCCCTGTATGGCAGTGCCACCATGATGGTGTTGTCCACTGGTCAGGGAGTCAACTGCTTCATGCTCGACCCT GCAATTGGCGAGTTCATCTTGGTGGACCAAAATGTGAAgataaagaaaaagggaaaaatctACAGTCTGAATGAAGGATATGCACAGCACTTTTATCCAGATGTGACAGAGTACCTACAAAAGAAGAAATTCCCAGAG gATGGCTCTGCCCCATATGGCAGTCGATATATTGGATCAATGGTGGCAGATGTTCATCGTACTTTGGTGTACGGAGGAATCTTTTTATATCCCGCTAATGTCAAGAGCCCCAAGGGCAAG cTGAGGCTGCTTTATGAATGCAACCCCATGGCCTTCATCATGGAGCAGGCAGGAGGCATGGCCACTACTGGAGCCATGAACGTTTTAGACATCAAGCCCACGAGTATCCACCAGAGAGTACCCGTGGTCCTGGGATCCCCTGATGATGTGCAGGAATACATTGCCATCTACAAAAAGCACAACAAATGA
- the LOC134631690 gene encoding KN motif and ankyrin repeat domain-containing protein 1-like: MNSALYQKILKENVRPSSICAMMLMHTERLSLKRRPRVAGNNVDKTQSGISSSQWYSAESLSSSSGDDSKLLGMSSAARGRPPLPPPHGSLLDNNKRNESLGTSQILTEPKPQPAARSLFQSQSPVMERAFLETHKPLNQEVTRQSPPQPYPRRRLASFGGVSSPGSLSPFTGLGAYNQNNNGNKPTGTGPEVHLGSSLGSRGSTGCLRVSPQSSGRTTPVTSLGPMHLQHVRDQMVVALQRLKELEEQVKIIPILQVKISVLQEEKRQLSCQLKDLIERENVNDVTWNSLYTIEGSEIEINRNTKKDLEVKSSCTDLKEVGQLTKDMQELERSIKVGQLGTLHEKCNPLHDKTFRSVAVGTDNDMDIISSKPPKENKYAYTEQAEMRSIATEVSEVSLGIYTAQEAELDAQELISSALKERICQLEIELKESALETELIRLKLELQAAGARNRVDKACCARPSTVSIGSDARPHTKSQGVGNHTELRDASTGEEKEVKTVGVSCAPMMRSICTGLDVPMSLWEVRERVETSDKAVEMQVFTNTQGVGTEIKVCDAESNTEAPLANLRSKKEYCSVACGDCSVDVTICEAKEAVSQCMTTDRVRGVELGIMVSPQTASQRTNTVCSSVSRFTNTKHAFSTDSSTNTLLSTQDKHTNTTHTSTRTVSVGNRVRDVRCTTETRTIGVGTANTVESISKQTPEAVTRVTRDTGVGFTDINENFLVGLKTRNMASGPSHLPDPVKTKSVGVGEGRIRDFSVSSRTPGQNFQKSAQLQWDHELNHYIEKLQRLLSMEHGDLLTEDCPDHNSDQGDPSSYNRKPMAQGGTDIHMFSSQPADSQSQSQLSLVSSKCDKASAGLCQQSSNDSEVKRMIKMIEQQTSSGLQDRSDNAGKPRNVIKKQNGNQCCSSNRQSMKFMGVTTGLDPVSNYEHDDVDRKIKRTFRESPQDVAQSRKEKDNKGSKGAARVYTQQRRRMSERMFFACQALKTHLSDDTALSNREMQDCLHTLQQEWFSVSSHKSASPETVEDYLSTFQAISPSVLQYIVNMADGNGNTVLHYSVSHSNFGIVKKLLNAEVCNVNQQNSAGYTPIMLAALAAVDNPDNMKVVEQLFTKGDVNAKASQAGQTALMLAVSHGRMDMVQALLAQGAEVNLQDDEGSTALMCASEHGHADIVKLLLAQPECDATLTDSDESTAMSIALEAGHNDIAVLLYAHANFSKGHAGAIGRHSGRSLSSSSDRHVFE; the protein is encoded by the exons atgaattctgctctctaccagaaaatcctgaaggagaatgtccgcCCATCATCGATTTGTGCCATGATGCTGATGCACACTGAG CGACTAAGCCTAAAAAGGAGGCCCAGGGTGGCCGGTAATAATGTGGACAAAACGCAGAGTGGCATTTCATCTAGTCAGTGGTATTCTGCAGAGTCCTTGTCATCATCTAGTGGTGATGATTCAAAACTACTGGGCATGTCCTCTGCAGCTCGAGGTAGACCACCTCTTCCTCCACCACATGGTTCCTTGTTggataataataaaagaaatgaaagtcTGGGAACCTCTCAGATACTAACTGagccaaagcctcagccagctgcACGATCTCTCTTCCAAAGTCAAAGCCCTGTGATGGAGAGGGCCTTTCTGGAGACCCACAAACCCTTGAATCAGGAGGTGACAAGACAATCTCCACCCCAGCCCTATCCCCGCCGACGACTGGCCAGCTTCGGAGGTGTGAGCTCCCCTGGGTCACTCTCACCTTTCACTGGTCTGGGTGCATATAATCAGAACAATAATGGCAATAAGCCTACTGGCACTGGACCCGAGGTACACCTCGGCTCATCCCTGGGCAGTAGAGGCAGCACGGGCTGTCTGAGAGTAAGTCCACAGAGCTCAGGTAGAACAACTCCAGTTACCAGTCTTGGCCCCATGCACCTGCAACATGTTCGTGACCAAATGGTGGTTGCGCTACAAAGACTGAAAGAGTTAGAGGAGCAAGTGAAAATCATCCCAATCCTGCAGGTAAAGATCTCAGTCcttcaggaggaaaagaggCAACTAAGCTGTCAGCTCAAGGACTTGATTGAGAGAGAGAACGTCAATGATGTAACCTGGAACAGCCTGTATACCATTgaagggtctgaaattgagatAAACAGAAATACCAAAAAAGATCTTGAAGTTAAAAGTAGCTGCACAGATCTGAAGGAGGTTGGGCAATTGACCAAAGACATGCAAGAACTGGAAAGGTCCATCAAAGTGGGACAGTTGGGAACATTGCATGAAAAATGTAACCCTCTTCATGACAAAACATTCAGGTCAGTCGCTGTGGGAACTGACAACGATATGGATATCATCTCGTCTAAGccaccaaaagaaaacaaatatgcaTACACTGAGCAGGCAGAGATGAGGTCCATTGCAACAGAAGTATCTGAAGTCAGTCTGGGAATTTACACAGCACAGGAGGCAGAGCTTGATGCCCAAGAATTAATAAGCAGTGCCTTAAAGGAGAGAATTTGTCAATTAGAAATAGAGTTGAAAGAATCAGCTCTGGAGACAGAGTTGATTCGTCTGAAACTAGAACTTCAGGCTGCAGGAGCCAGGAACCGGGTTGACAAGGCCTGCTGTGCCAGACCGTCCACTGTAAGCATAGGCTCAGATGCAAGGCCACACACCAAAAGCCAGGGAGTGGGTAATCACACAGAGCTCAGAGATGCTTCCACAGGCGAGGAAAAGGAGGTAAAAACTGTAGGAGTATCCTGTGCACCTATGATGAGGAGTATTTGCACAGGACTGGATGTACCCATGAGCCTCTGGGAGGTCAGGGAGCGAGTGGAGACCAGCGACAAGGCTGTAGAAATGCAAGTTTTTACAAACACACAAGGAGTTGGGACAGAGATAAAGGTATGTGATGCAGAAAGCAACACAGAGGCGCCACTGGCAAATCTGAGGTCCAAGAAAGAGTATTGTTCAGTGGCTTGTGGGGATTGTTCTGTTGATGTGACCATTTGCGAGGCAAAGGAAGCAGTTTCACAGTGTATGACTACAGATCGAGTCAGAGGAGTTGAGCTTGGAATCATGGTATCACCCCAAACAGCATCGCAGCGTACCAACACTGTATGTAGTTCAGTGTCTCGCTTTACCAACACCAAGCACGCCTTCAGCACTGACTCCAGCACGAATACACTCCTCAGCACCCAAGACAAGCACACCAACACCACTCACACTTCAACTAGGACAGTATCTGTAGGCAATAGGGTCCGAGACGTCAGATGCACCACAGAGACCCGAACAATCGGTGTAGGAACTGCAAATACAGTAGAAAGTATTTCAAAGCAAACACCAGAAGCGGTCACCAGGGTAACTCGAGACACTGGAGTTGGATTCACAGACATTAATGAGAATTTCCTAGTTGGACTGAAAACTCGAAATATGGCATCCGGACCGTCCCATCTACCTGACCCTGTCAAAACAAAGAGTGTTGGTGTAGGGGAAGGGCGGATACGGGATTTTTCAGTTTCATCCAGGACACCTGGACAGAATTTCCAGAAATCTGCACAGTTACAGTGGGACCATGAGCTGAACCATTACATCGAGAAGTTGCAGAGGCTCCTCAGCATGGAGCATGGGGACCTGCTCACAGAGGACTGTCCTGATCATAACAGTGACCAAGGAGATCCCAGCTCCTACAATAGAAAGCCTATGGCACAAGGAGGGACAGACATCCACATGTTCAGTTCTCAACCAGCAG ACTCTCAGTCCCAGTCTCAACTTTCACTTGTCTCCTCTAAGTGTGACAAAGCAAGTGCAGGACTGTGTCAGCAGAGCAGTAATGATTCAGAGGTGAAAAGAATGATTAAAATGATAGAACAGCAGACATCCTCTGGTTTACAag ACAGGTCAGATAATGCTGGTAAGCCAAGGAATGTAATAAAGAAACAGAATGGTAACCAGTGCTGTAGTAGCAACAGACAGAGCATGAAGTTTATGGGTGTGACTACAGG GCTGGACCCAGTGTCGAATTATGAGCATGATGATgtagacagaaaaataaaaagaacatttagGGAATCTCCTCAAGATGTTGCCCAATCACGAAAGGAAAAAGACAACAAGGGATCAAAAGGAGCTGCGAGAGTGTATACACAGCAGAG GCGTAGGATGAGCGAACGGATGTTTTTTGCTTGTCAAGCCTTAAAGACGCACCTGAGTGATGACACAGCTTTATCCAACAGGGAAATg CAGGACTGTCTGCACACACTCCAGCAAGAGTGGTTCTCTGTGTCCAGCCACAAGTCAGCATCTCCTGAAACTGTAGAGGACTACTTATCTACGTTTCAGGCCATTTCACCTTCAGTATTGCAGTACATAGTTAATATGGCTGACGGCAATGGAAACACAGTTTTACACTACAGTGTTTCTCACTCGAACTTTGGCATTGTGAAGAAATTGCTTAATGCAG AGGTGTGCAacgtgaatcagcagaattcaGCAGGTTACACGCCCATCATGCTGGCTGCACTTGCTGCTGTGGATAATCCAGACAACATGAAAGTAGTCGAGCAGCTCTTCACTAAAGGAGATGTCAACGCCAAGGCCAGCCAG GCCGGTCAGACGGCTCTGATGCTCGCTGTGAGCCATGGCAGGATGGACATGGTGCAGGCACTCCTGGCACAAGGGGCGGAGGTCAATCTCCAAGATGATGAGGGCTCCACGGCGCTGATGTGTGCAAGCGAGCATGGCCACGCTGACATTGTTAAACTACTGCTGGCACAGCCGGAGTGCGATGCCACCCTGACTGACAGT GATGAAAGCACAGCCATGTCCATCGCATTAGAGGCAGGACACAATGACATTGCAGTGCTTCTTTATGCTCATGCCAACTTCTCCAAAGGACACGCAGGG GCAATTGGTCGTCACAGTGGCAGGTCTCTTTCTTCTTCCAGTGATAGACACGTCTTTGAATGA